The Chiloscyllium punctatum isolate Juve2018m chromosome 19, sChiPun1.3, whole genome shotgun sequence DNA segment ACAgaaatatacagcacggaaacagacccttcggtccacctcgtccatgctgaccagatatcctaatctagtcccatttgccagcacttggcccatatccctctaaacccctcctattcatataccagtccagatgccttttaaatgttgtaattgtaccagcctctactacttcctctggcagctcgttccatacatgcaccagcctGCTCACAGTGCACTCTCAGTCCTGTTGCTATGGGTTCACAATTATAGATTCAGCGGGTTCTCCCAAATTAGGTCAAAATCTGAAATCCCAGACAATATGCTGACAGCAGTTAGTAACATTTCCATGGGTCTCTTGCGGATTCTGCCAGCTCTACCTTTCAAACCCAGTGGATTTCCTGTCTACTCAGAGCACAACCCTGAAAGTATTTTAATCTTGCATAAAACTCTGATTTAGCCTCAactggagagagagtgcgtgtgtgtgtgtgtgtgtgtgtgtgtgtgtgtgagagtgagagagagagagagagagagagagacaaagagaaatggagagagagacaaagagaaatggagagagagagaatgtcattTCTATGTACACACTGGAGAAGTTGAGATTGTTTACCTTCAAAAAGTTGCAAGGACAAAACCTTGAGTGGTCTCCATCACTCCCACTGGACTCAATGCCACCTCTACCTCCATTAAGTCTGCCAAACCCTCCTCaacctccctcagcactcactccTTGCCTGGCATCCTAACCCCTTAAACAACTGTCACTTATCCCACACTTGTTCACCCTTGCACAGAAACTGAAGTGCCCAAAGTGGTTTAATATCATAGAATACAGCAACTATTGCTGTGACAAAGGTTTGTTATACCCTGACTGTCCTGAACTTCATGGAAACAGCAAGATTTCAGATATACTAGATTTAGAttgtattgtcatgtgtactcaagtaaaGAGTACAGGAGTACACTGAAAACTACAAAATTGCCATTCTCCGGCACCATCTTAGTATACAAAAGACAGAATtaaaaaccaaaacagaaataaaaggaacaggtaaaagaaaaagaaacatCCTGATCACTCCCCCGCCTCCATCATAAGTTCTCGCCATCAGAAATACAAAGCCATCAAGCCTACCCAGTCTGCAAACACTTAGGTGCCCTCACACACCACCGCAGCCAGAATGCTGCTAAAGGATTAGGGATTGGAGTTGTTAGTGAGAAATATAGAGTTCTGTCCTAAtacaaaaataaaggagcagAGTAGCAATCATGCCTCAGATAATCTGCCCCCCCCTCTTTGTTTAAGGGAAACTAGAAATgacgtgtttttttttcaatgttaAAGTTTTAGCAGTAGTGTCAAGAGTTATAGAATCATTCCTCTACAAGTTCTATTTAATATCAAAGGTTTTTGATTGTTGATTGGAGAGCAATGTGTCATTTAGCTGTTGTCAAGAGTAATGTCATTCCTTCACACTTACCAAGATTGGGCCGCCCTTTGCCAGCTGCTGAGTTGGGTTTATGGTGAGCAACTAGAAGACACTGAGAGTCATGCAACCGTGGCTGCTGCACAAAGGAAGAATAGAACATCTCGATTTCCTTCAGGTGGCTGGGTACATCAACATTAAACACAATGACAACTCCATTGGAATCTTTCATTAAAGCTGGCCAGCAAGTCTCAAACCTTCAGAGAGGAAACAAACAACTTCACAAACTTAACTTAATTCTTATAGTAAATAAGAGAGGAAATGCATGCACACAGATTATAAACCATCAATGTGTCAGATCTACTACATATTCAAGTATATCTCCAGTTACAGATTAATCAATTAGCAATTTCATTTTCAGAATAGTTGAAGAAGCTGTTTATGGAGTTTGATTCACATTCTCATTGTCTCATATCTGTTTGGTGAATTACATGAAATATACAgacacaaacaggccattcacccTGTCAAGTCTGTGCTGGCATTTACCTCCACAAAGGTCAGTGCTTATCTAAATTGAGACTGGATAATCATTGAAAGACAAAGAAAGAAGGGTTATGCAAATCGTCAGATGAGAAAGGATAGAAGGAATCTCTAATGGAACATAAATATGGGCTGGTTCAGCTGAACCACTGTGCCTGTGCTGTAACTTCTCTGTAATTCTATATGTTGTAATGATCCCAATTGATGTTATTAATGGTCTAGTTAGATCACAGACTGAAATATGGCTTGAAAGATTCTATGGTTTTAATTTAATTTGGCaatctttcactgaaacacaagcaTGAAATGATGCAGATCTGGTTTTAACAACAAAACATATGTATATTACATAAAAGAGAAAGATAAAATTGAAGAAACCAAGTTATTTTCATGAAACATAAtttgaaagattttgaaacaGTAAAAATTCCACTTAACAACAGCACCCTTCTTTGGTCCTCAAACACCAAAGAGAATTTCCTTTCCAATCATATCTATAGGTTTGACATGAATTTTCCTTTCAATTCCTGGTCTTGGTAGTCTATAAGCCCCTTCTTCAAATATTCATATAACAGAGTTTAGACGCTCCCAGCTTAAAATACCCCTTTCGAGGTTCTAACTAAATGTTTCGTCTGGAAATAACAGTGAGGTAACTTATTTCCTAACTCTTCTAAACTAACTGCTTTCTCTAGGAGAAACTCTTCATGTACCTTACTTCAAACAGGACTTCTGCAAACTGAAATATAAATACTTTGCAAGCTATGGTGATTTCCCCTAATGAAACAAAACATCAATTCCTGTTTCTAACTGAAAGCAGGTTAATGCCTTCACTCATAAAACTCTCCCAACAGAAACAAGTTCccttttcacccccccccccccccaggaacTCTCTCATATACCGGTTTAACTGCAACCTAGGAaggtgagaggtgatctcatttatTGTACcagattgtgaagagattttaCAGGGTGGACATGGATCCCCCCCATGCTGGAGAACCGAGAACATGGTCTGAGGATATGGGGACGATCACTTGGGACTGACAAACTTCTTTACACAAAATCTTCTGAATGTTTGAAATTTTGAATGCTCTGAAGCTTGTGGACACTCATTTGATGAGCATATTACTTACTTCTGATCACCAGAGCAGTCCCAGAGTTCCACTTCACAACCAATATTTTTCCCATTGGCAATCACATTTGGACATTCATACTCTAGAATCCTAGAAGATGAGATTGTTTGCCAAGCATGAATAAAGTCAATTTACACACAATTTAAAATACATAAAATGATATTCAAAATTACCTCAGGCTGACAGGTCCAGCTGAAGTACATGTAACACATTCATCAGGACGAATATTTCCTCATTTATTCTGTTTTATTGCAAACCTTAATTATTTCTTTCTTTTCATTCTTTCATGTAACGCTGGCGTTGCCAACATTTGTAGCCCATCCCTAATGTAGCCCACAGTAATGCTTgaaaccaataaaggcaagaaaCTTTGTTACTGTAGGACTAAAAGCCCTTTGTTGAACCTTAAGGTGCTACACTACATTAAAGGCGCAATCTAAATACAGGTTGggaggttagctcagttggctggttcagattaatgccaacagcaCAGATTCAATTTCTGTTCCTGCTGAAGTAGACGTTGGACCTCTCCACTCCTGCTCCACAAGTTGAGTACAAACCAATAGCAAACTACTACTAACAAAACAGTTCAGGGTGAATCATCGGCAGCCAATGAGTCAAGGACCTACTGTCAGCACATACGGAATGGAATAAATACATATCGTGAACACATTAAAATTACCTTTCAATGACATTACCTGGGTTTAGTTCTTGTAACAGGATGTGAAAGAACAGGTGGGAAGATGATTGACTTATTTCCCGGGAAAAGGGAATCTAAATTAAGGAGAAAATTTGCCTCAAATCTGAGGAAACAGCACCTAACCTAAAttagggaggaggaggagaatttgTCTTTTAAGACTGGGAGCATAACCATGTCAAGTGCACCAATAGGGAAAGCATAGAATCAAAAACAGCTAGAACTGACTGACCAAGACAGGCATGCAAAAATTAAAAATTACAAAGCTGCTGTGCCTACCATAGTTTCACCAGAAAGTGCAATATGTACAAAACTTTAAATTGCCCAATCAACTGAAAATGTGTATGCACCATGAATATGAATATGCATCATGATTGCTGTTTGTCTCTCCCGTGTTGTTTTGGGGAAAGTGGAGGCTCATCAGGTTGTTTGTTGatacacagaatcatagagtccctacagtgtggaaacagacccattcccctattattctacatttatccctggctaattcacctaacctacacatcccagaacactatgggtaatttttgcatggttaattcacctaacgtgcacatctttagattgagaggggaaactggagcacccggaggaaacccatgcagacatggggagactgtgcaaattccacagagtCAGTTGCCTCACAGTTAGTTCTACACAATTAGGAAAGAGATGAGAAGCAATTTCCTGGCTCAGAGGGTCGTGGATTTCTGGAATTGGAGTCATACagtacaaaaacagaccctttgatccaattcatcacactgaccagatattccaatctgacctagtcccatttgccaacatttggcccatatcccgctaaacccgttcatatatccatccagatgctttttaaatatcgTAATTGTATCCACTTCCACCATGTTCTCTGCCAGCTCCTTCCTTACACACATTATCCTCTGCATGCAAAGGTTATCacaggtcctttttaaaattttcccttctcgccttaaacctatgccctcaagttttggacttccctaccctgggaaaagaccttgactacccatcctatctatgcccctcatgatttcataaacctctataaggtcactgctcagccCTCAATGCTCCAgcgggaaaaaagccccagcgtattcagcctTTGCCTATAACTCAAAGCCTCCAGacccagcaacatctttgtaaatcttttttgtaccctctcaggtttcacaacatccttcttaaataatggtaccacattagccaaccttcgGTCCTGGCACCTTACCTGCAGCTGttagtgatacaaatatctctgctaggggcccagcaatcccttccctcactccccacaGTGTTCTTGTCAAGACATCACTATTGATTTCCACAAGTTCCCTTCTGCATCCTTCcccacagtgaatactgatgcaaaatatttgttttgtaTCTGAACCATCTCCTGTGGATCTGCACACAGACTACCACATGGattttgaagggccctattctctccctagttactcttttgtccttaattgtACTTATAGAATCTTTTTACATTCTCCTTaaggttgcagttgtacaggatgttggtgaggctgtacttggagtattgtgttcagtttggtCACCTcagtacaggaaggatgttattaaactggaaagaatgcagaagaaatttacaaggacgtttcCAGGACCccagggtctgagttataggagaggttggacaagctaggacttttttttcTTACATCATAGGAAACTGAGGAGGATAATACAtaagtgtataagattatgattggcatagatagggtgaatgcactcagtctttttcccagggttggggaatcaaggactagagggcatcagtttaaggttagaaagGAAAGAACAAAAGGGAACCTAAGAGGCACAATGTTTTTACATagagtggtatgcatatggaatgagctgccaggaagtggttgaggccggTACATTAACAATAATTAAacagcatttggacaaatacatgtttaggaagggtttagaaggatatggaccaagtgcagggaaattgtGTTAGAGTCGgtagacattttggtcagcatggaccaatttgggccaaagggcctgtctccatgttgtaggactgtatgactctataactccatttgccaaggcaatctcatgactccttttagctctcctgatttctctcttatgtatactccgattgcccttatactccgaggtattcacttgatcccagttgtctatacctgacatatgccacctcctttttcttgactagagcctcaatttctccaatcatccagcattccctacacctaccagccatGCCCTTCACACTAATGGGAACATACTATCTCTGAATTCTccttatctcatttttaaaggcctTCCAATTCCCAAATGTCCTTTTTCCTGTGTCTAGCCTCCTGGAATCAACtcttgaaagttcctggctaataccgTTAGGATTagcctttcttcaatttagaactttagctttttgatcagttctatccttttaaaattaatagaattatgagcacccgtcccaaagtgctcccccactgacaccacagttacttgccctgtcttatttaCGAACAGAAAGTCAAgtattgctccttctctagtaggtacattgacatattgaataagagAGTTTTACGTAAACACTTTAAAAAATTCCTCCCTATCCAATTCTTTAAAGCAGCCGGCTCTGAAGGCTGGGTTGTTAAGTATActgaaggctgagatggacagaattttgaacagtgaggggtatcAAGAGTTATGAAGAAAAGTAGTTAAGAGTTATCAGATCTGCTATGATCTCATTACTATTTCTTCGCTTTACGGTCTTATAATCATCACAGGAATGTCTAATCTATGTTTGTCAGATACCTGTTTCACAATGACCATTAGATGGCAGCTTGGAGCAGGAGATTTTCTGTTCCTCACCACCCCTGATCTCAGTAACCAacgagtggcacagtggttagcactactgcctcacaacgccagtgacctggattcaattcccgcctcaggcaactggagtttgcacgttctccccgtgtctgcgtgggtttcctctgggtgctctggtttcctcccacaatccaaaagtgtgcaggttaggtgaattggccatgctaaattgccggtagtgttaggtgaaggggtaaatgtaggggaatgggtctggatgggctgctcttcggagggtcggtgtggacttgttgggccgaagggcttgtttccacactataagtaatctaaatcaATCTGTTTGCCACCTGTGCTATAAACTGCAAACTTCAACAGTCTCAAGGTGCTGTGGTTCAGCGGACTTTGCCGAACAGAATGTGTAATAAGATGGTAAATATCTGCTGTCAATGCAGCAATCTGGTTTTATAGAAGATGGTCAGACAGGAAATGCCATTTTAAACTAAATTACTCACAGACCTGACACCTTGTGTTGGACTGTAATCACCACCAATGGCTTCAGTTGCatctgacagaaaattggccagAACAGTTTTTCCACTCTGCAAGTGAGAAATTTAAGAGTTTGTATAAGTGTGCAGCAACCTGACTGGAAGTTATTTTGGATGACTGCAGTAGCAACACAGTGTTAACAGAAATCTAGCCTAGGGCTGACTATACTTTTCTGCTTAATGAACCCCCACTTCCTGGCTACATCTTTAACTGTTTGTCGATTAAGGCCATCGCAATAACAGTCTAGTTCTCATCACCAAATGCCCT contains these protein-coding regions:
- the ift22 gene encoding intraflagellar transport protein 22 homolog isoform X4 yields the protein MKDSNGVVIVFNVDVPSHLKEIEMFYSSFVQQPRLHDSQCLLVAHHKPNSAAGKGRPNLAQHLNKLTLIHSNLEDDPEQVRTAFRQFLGAVVSSLSESRDKEEMSIIT
- the ift22 gene encoding intraflagellar transport protein 22 homolog isoform X1, whose product is MTPNLSNHFYLLLVHIPPTEKSGKTVLANFLSDATEAIGGDYSPTQGVRILEYECPNVIANGKNIGCEVELWDCSGDQKFETCWPALMKDSNGVVIVFNVDVPSHLKEIEMFYSSFVQQPRLHDSQCLLVAHHKPNSAAGKGRPNLAQHLNKLTLIHSNLEDDPEQVRTAFRQFLGAVVSSLSESRDKEEMSIIT
- the ift22 gene encoding intraflagellar transport protein 22 homolog isoform X2 produces the protein MFNIKLLLLGPRESGKTVLANFLSDATEAIGGDYSPTQGVRILEYECPNVIANGKNIGCEVELWDCSGDQKFETCWPALMKDSNGVVIVFNVDVPSHLKEIEMFYSSFVQQPRLHDSQCLLVAHHKPNSAAGKGRPNLAQHLNKLTLIHSNLEDDPEQVRTAFRQFLGAVVSSLSESRDKEEMSIIT
- the ift22 gene encoding intraflagellar transport protein 22 homolog isoform X3, yielding MLERGKSGKTVLANFLSDATEAIGGDYSPTQGVRILEYECPNVIANGKNIGCEVELWDCSGDQKFETCWPALMKDSNGVVIVFNVDVPSHLKEIEMFYSSFVQQPRLHDSQCLLVAHHKPNSAAGKGRPNLAQHLNKLTLIHSNLEDDPEQVRTAFRQFLGAVVSSLSESRDKEEMSIIT